The genomic segment GAGCCGCCGGGCCGTGTCGTTGAGCCGGCGCGCCTCCGCGGTCATGTCGCGTTTCAGGTTGCGCCCTTCCCGGTCGCGCGACCGCGTGAGCGCCTTCAGGGCCGCGTCCAGCGCTCGCAACGCAAGCCGCCGCTCGCTCGCTTCGATCTCTTCCGGTTCCTTGAACTGGAAAAGGTCCGGCAGGCGCGGCACCAACTGGAGGTCGACGTCGCCCTGGAGTTTGAAACGTTGCTTGATGCGCCGGAGCGCCGCGCAGTACTGCTCCATCAGCGCATCGTCCACCTCCACGCGGTAGCCGCGCCCCTTGATGGGCGTCCGGTCCACGTAGATGTCGGCGCGGCCCCGGTAGATCTTCGCGCGCGCCTGTTCCCGCAACTCGTCCTCGAGGCTCAGGTAGAGTTTCGGCACGCGCAGGTGGATGTCCGCGTGGCGGTGGTTGACACTGCGGATCTGTACGGAGACCTTGACCCGCCTGTCCTGGAGGATGGCCTGGCCAAAGCCGGTCATGCTTC from the Deltaproteobacteria bacterium genome contains:
- a CDS encoding DUF1732 domain-containing protein; its protein translation is MRSMTGFGQAILQDRRVKVSVQIRSVNHRHADIHLRVPKLYLSLEDELREQARAKIYRGRADIYVDRTPIKGRGYRVEVDDALMEQYCAALRRIKQRFKLQGDVDLQLVPRLPDLFQFKEPEEIEASERRLALRALDAALKALTRSRDREGRNLKRDMTAEARRLNDTARRLGKCAASIDQRLQEQNAAANPAGEAGSSAFKGSINEEVVRLRSHVEMLAGLMRDPEPVGKKIDFLLQEIQREMTTIGAKAPQLEVVRLVLVGKEGVEKIREQVQNVE